The genomic window ATCGCACTATCATTGTGTTTTCGTACCTTTACGATTTGGATGGAGGACGCCTTCAACGCATTCTGCCACGCGGTCGAAGCCAAATTGAAATACACCGCACCGCAGTCGATTGCGGTCGAGATGAGTGCGCTAATGGCGCAGCAGGTTGCCGAACTCAAGTCCATCAATAGTGAAGCTTTCTTCACTCGAATGGGCGAAACAATCTCTCCGAGGATCGAGTCCGCGTTCAGCATGGCCATGGCGCCAGTAACCGCCAGCATCGACGGAGCGATCGCCAAGTTATCGGATAACAGCCAAACCGGCATTGAGTCCTTGATCGATCGTTTTACCGAGTCCGTTCAAGGCGGTGCAGGGGTCGAGCTGAGGGAGCTTGCGCAGGGCCTCGCCAATATGCAGGTTTCTCTCGCGGAAACGCAGCGGGGCTTGCAAGGAACCGGCGAAGATTTCGGGAAGCGCCTATCAGCGGCGGCCGAGGGATTGGAAAGGCTGGTTGCTTCTGCGGGTGACCGCGTGACGGGCGCGCAGGAGCAAGCGGCGCACTCTATCGCCGATGCAGCCACCCAGGCCGCTGAGGGGATGAAGCTTGGGCTCGCCGAAGTTATGGAGCGGGTCCGTAGCGAAATTGAGAGGTTTGCTCAGGCGCTGCAGGCCTCAGAGGTAGCAATGGTGACGCAGGTCGGCGCAATGGGCGAGACCACAGCCCAAACACGACAAGTTTCGGACGCATTCGGACGCACCGCACAAGAAATTCGCGCTGCTTCAACGCCGTTTGTGCAATCCGGCGAGCGAATCGCGCGAGCAAGCGAGGCGATGGCGCAATCGCTTCAGCAATCCGCGTCCTCGCTCGATAGCAGTCAGCTTGCGTCAAAGGAGTTGGCGGCGTCGATAGCTCAGCAAAGTGAGCGCCTCGCTGATATGTGGCGCGGTTACGTGGCGCAGTTCGACCGCGTGGATCAGGAACTGGGGCGCTCCGTCGAAAAGCTGGCCGAAGCGACCCAAAGCCAGGCGCAAACGCTGGTCGATTATGCTCAGAAGGTTGATCAAGGGTTGGCACGTGCAGTGGAGAAGCTCAACCCATTGCTCGACGGAATTAGGGAGAACACCGAGGACTTTGGCGACGCTGTCGAAAGCCTTAGCAACGCGTTTGGCCGCCAGGCGGCCGAATGATGCAGGGTTCTAACCTATGATAGTAGAAAACGAAGCCAACGCCGGTGCCGCCGCGGAAGAAGGCGAGAACTACTTCATCTCGATGACCGACATGATGGTCGGTGTTCTATTCATATTCATCATCATGTTGATGGTGTTCGCACACGACTTTCGCAGCAAAACCGACGTCCAAGAAGACGCTATCAAGGTGGCGCGCGAGGTCGCGCGGAAGTTGGACGCTCTCCAGCAGCAGACTCGGAATGAAGTGGCTGCCCTTGATGCGGCACGCGAAACGCGGCGACAATTGCTAAACGATCTTCGAAGAGAGTTGCAGCGCGATGGGCTGGACGTTGAGATCGACGAAGTGAGCGGCGTGCTACGTCTCACAGAAGATGCCATTCGATTTCGTTCGGACGAATCCCTGCTCCTCGATCCACCTCTTGGCACCTCTCGCATCAACGTCAGGCGAATTGCGCGCGTTCTAGCTCGCGTGCTTCCTAATTATACCGCGTGCCGTGTCGCGCCGACGCCAACAGGTGTTCTTGCCTGTCGCGATCGCCCGGGCTCAACCGTAGAAACCGTGTTCATCGAAGGGCATACCGACACCACTGGCATTGACGAGCGAAATTGGCAACTTTCAACGGAGCGGGCCGTCAACACCTATCGAGAACTGATCGCCAGCTCCCCTGACCTCCGAACACTTCGCAATCAAAGGCACGAGGAGATCATCTCGGTCTCCGGCTACTCATCAACGCGGCCGATTGATCCGGCGAATTCGCGAGCGGCCAGGGACAAGAATCGCCGCATCGACCTTCGCTTTGTTATGGAAGTGGATGCCCGCGAACGGCTGCGTGAGGTGCTGCGTCTTACCGATGAGATGCGCGGCGAGATTGAACGGCTTACCAACGCTGCGGGAGGCCGCCGGTGAGTGCGCTGAAAGAAGCCGCCGCCGCGATGCGCGGAATCGTCCAGCCCTTGCGCATGCCAGACACGCCCGCCGTCGCGCGGAGCGCTGCCAAGATCTCTGATAACGCCCCAGGTCTAGCACAGCCGCGATCCGGTACGGATTACGACGCCAAGGCCAAGATGCTTCAGTCCAAAATCAGCAAGGGACAGCCGCTTGACGCGCGCGACGCCAGAGACGGTGCTTGGTGCCTTTGGATCACAGAACCCGCGCTCGCAGACCATCCGGTCATTCTGCGCGCCGTACTCGCGGCAATCGAACACTCGGAACGCAAACGTCCCGCTCGAGCGCTCGCAACCTCCTACCTATCGAGTTTCGCTCCGCGCCGTGCAGCCGTCCCAGACACGTCCGGCACGTTGATGCGCATTGCTGACCGCCTGGGAAAACCGTGGGATACGTTACAGTCCCGTTATGCCCTCTTCGACCATATAAATGGCCACGAGAACGTGGCACGTGCGGCCGTGGTCGAGCGAACTCCGCCAAGTTCCATTCTTCAAAATAGTGGATTGCCCGCGTTCGATGCCAGGTCGGGCTTTGCAAAGGCCTGTGCAGAAGCGGCTCTAAAGTTGATCGAGAGCGGCGCTGAGAAAGATCCCGAGGTTTGCCTCGATTTGGTTCAGCGAGTCGCGCTCGATGAACACCAAAAGCTGATATTCGATGATCACGGTCCGCTGGTCGCGAATGCGCTAACCCTTCACTTCGAAACACCGCCGAGGAAGAGTCTTCAAAATCGAACTATCGCTCTGCTAGTCAGCCTGTTTGGCGACCCGCGCCTGCCCAAATCCAACTGGACCCGTATGCCGAAGGCCGAGGAAATCGTTCGCCGATGGCTTACAGAGTTGTCTCTCAGACAGTTCCTAGACATCGTAGACAACCTGGCCATTGAACGTATGTGGAAGTATCGGCGCGCGTTCTGGGAGGCGGTATTACGCTCAGAACTCATTGCAGACGCATGGGTTGTTTTCGATCCGCAAGGGGCTCTAGCCGCCAGGCGCGCCCTTGGTAAAGCCGCATCGTTCGGGACATTCGACGGGAGCGTACAGACAGGCCAAGCCGCTCTTATCCTGCGGATCGGTCGAGGTGTCGTAGCCGAGTGGAGTCACAACGGCAAATGCGTCATTTGGTCAGACGCGGAACGCCGCGACGCCCCACAATTATATCTAAGCCGTTACACCCCTGCCACTCTTCGCTCCCCGACTGCATCTGACGATCTCAATAGACCTGTTTTTGCGGTATCGCACGTCTCACCCGATACCTACGCCTGGCAAACCAAAGTGGCTGCAAAGATCCACCAAATGACGAACGTCCGCATCCAGCAATCCCAATATACGGTACGCTCCTGATGTCGGCCGCCTTTCAACCTACGATCGACGTAGAGGGCATCCGCATTATTGCGACACAACGTCGGCTCCTCTCAAAAACTACCGTTCCGCCACTCAATTGGCCAGCGCTTGAAGGTCGTCACGGCGTTGCAGGTAGCGTCGTCCTAGCTTGCGTTCAACGCGGCCAGGCCGCGATCGACGGCGACGCTGTCTTGCTTTGCCACAACTCAGCAGCGGATTTACCTAGTTCGATCGCAGATACACTTGGCTTGCCATCTCTTTCGACTCTCTCCGCGACACTCTCCTTCGACGGAAGAATAGAAGAAGCATCAAGCCGCATCCGTGTTCGCTGGTATGATGCGAACACGCGCGCTGTTGCAGCCGAGAGGATCGGTGCCTTTATACGATCGGGAGGCCAGATCGCGCGACTCACGAGCACCCTCTACGAGCTTCTTAACCGAATCGATGCATTCAACGTCACGCGGGGAGCTGAAGTTGAAACACGTATTGCGGCATGGGGGCCGGTCCAAGATGCTCTGCAAACAGTGACCGGAGCGTCCGTCGAACGTCACGATTATCTAAAAAGTCTCAGTATTTATCAGGCCGGCAGCTTCGCGCTCGATGTCCGCGAGACGAGCCACGGCATCGACTTCGTGCCCGTCTTAATGAGCCGATCAAAGGGTGTTTCGCTTGAGGATAATGCGCCCATTGGTGAGGGAGATGATCCAATCTACGGCATAAATGGCGTTCGAGATGAGGATGCCGACGCGCTGTTACCGCCCGAGCTCCAGAAGAGATTTGTCGACGACCGCTTCGCTCGCCGCGAACCCACGCGCGATGCCTATGTGCTGGGTCGAAATGTGTATTTGGTCGTCGATCCAGACTTGAAGATAGCGCTCGACGTTGTGCGTCAGAAACGAGCTGGGTCCGACAAGGACCGCAGGGACTTCGTCCGCAACCCCCGTCCACACATTACCGAAGCGATTGGGCGTGACGGGGCAGCCGATGTGGTGGCGACGCTCTTCGTCGAAACCGAACAATACTCTGAACGGATTCTCGGCCTCGGCGTGTGGGAAGCACCGAAATTAATGTGGCTAAAGCGTCAAGCACAGCAATGGCTGCCAGAAGGCTTTCCGCTGCATCTCGGACAACGCATCGTGACGGTGACCGAAACCGAGATCAGCGACCTTAAAGCGACAGTGAGCGAGGCCAAAGCCGCCGAACATCCAACGGTGACAGTACAAGGCGAGGCCCATCCCACACGAGAGGTAGACGACGCTCTGTCTGCAATTCCTCCCTGGACGCCGCAGCCAAACAATCCTGACCAAGAGCTACCAGATTCGACTTCCGAACGGTCAGACCAACCGTCCGAGAATCCAGTCGAACGCGACGATAAGCGCCTCGTCATTGCAGAAAATCTCGAGGCCGCCGCATTTCACGCCAAACTACGGCCTCGTCCGATGTTGGCGAAGGGTGAACTCCCGCGCGACCTGATAGCAAACACTACGGCACCGAAACCGCACCAGATCCAGGGCTTCGATTGGCTGGTAAAGGCTTGGGCATCAGGGCTTCCAGGCGTGCTGCTAGCGGACGACATGGGGCTCGGTAAAACGTTTCAAGCTCTCGCATTTCTTAGCTGGGTCCGCCGAAACCAATCTTTGGCGGCACCCGCCGGCCGGCCGGCTCCTAAGCGAGGTCCGATTCTAATCGTTGCCCCCACTGCGCTTCTGAACAACTGGATTGCTGAGGCGGAACGGCACCTCGTTGCCAGCGCCCTGGCCGAGCGTATCGACGCATTTGGGAGCGGAATCCGCCGGCTTAAGAAAGTTAAGACGACCGATTGGACTCCTGAGGATAGTTTAGATGTCGACGCGCTCCGTAAAGCGGACTGGATACTTACGACTTACGAAACGCTTGCTGACAACCATCGTGCGTTCGCGCGCGTGCCCTGCTCGGTCGCCGTTTTCGATGAGATGCAGAAAGTAAAATCGCCAGGAACCATTAACACGCACGCTGCCAAGACCATCAATGCAGATTTTGTGCTGGGGCTGACAGGTACACCGATCGAGAACCGCATTGAAGATCTCTGGTGCATCATGGATCGCGTAACGCCAGGTATGCTAGGCGACTTGAAATCCTTCTCGGCCACTTATGGAGAGAATGATACTAAAGCGCTCGTTGCGCTCAAGGAGCGCCTCGACAGGCCCAAGAACGGGGTCCCGGCTCCCATGCTCCGGCGCATGAAGGAGGCGATCCTTGAAGGCTTGCCAAAGAAGACCGTGCTTTCTTATCCGATTTCTATGCCGGCCCCTCAAGCGGCCGCCTATGCCGAGGCCGTGCGTAGCGCCCGCTCCGGCGCTACGGACATGGGTGCGATGCTGAAGGCCATCCACGCCTTTCGCGGAATATCTCTTCATCCCGACGGCGCTGAAGGAGTCGATGGTTACGACGCTGCAGCAGTCAAACTTTGGGTAGCTCGGTCAGCGCGGTTAACGAAGACCGTCGAAGTGCTACAAGATATTCAAGGCAGGGGTGAAAAGGCCATCGTATTCCTTGAGGATCTCTCACTTCAAAGGGTGCTTGCGGCAGCAGCAACCACGTTGTTCCGCCTGCGCATTGAGCCAGCTATCATAAACGGGACAGTACCCGGCCCGAAGCGTCAGGGTATCGTCGACGCATTCCAAGGAGGCGAACCCGGCTTCGATCTCTTGATCCTTTCGCCTAAGGCTGCGGGTATTGGCCTGACTATTACGGCCGCCAACCATGTCGTCCATCTTAGTCGTTGGTGGAATCCGGCTGTGGAAGACCAATGCAATGATCGCGCTTATCGAATTGGCCAGGTGAAGCCGGTGACGATTCACCTCCCGATAGCAGTCCATCCCATCTATGGAGATGCCTCTTTCGACGTCACGCTTGACGGCCTGCTCACACGTAAACGCTCCCTTTCTCACAACATGCTTGCCCCGCCTGTTGCGGACACCGACGTTAATACTCTGTTTGGAGCGACGGTAAAGGCAGCCTGATATTCCAGACCCATTAAGCGAATGGGCGGGTGACACACCATCCATAGGTCAAGTTGAATCTTGATGATCCACCAAAACCGCTGGCGGAAGGTATGCAAAATCGCATCGGCATTGCCTCATCGAAAGACCAGGCAGTGTCAACCCTTCTGATTGCGACGATGTTGTCTCAGCGGCCTGGCTCGAACAATCCAGCCTCAGAGAGGAAGGGTGAAGGAATCGCGGGCTGTTCGCCGATCCGGTTTGACAATGTGACGACAAGTCGTCGCTTGGCGCGCGTCATAGCCACATAGAAAAGCCGACGCTCCCCCTCCTTCTGCGCTTGAGTCTCCGCTCGGCGCAGCGGCCAAACCCCATCATTCGCGTCTAGAATAACAACTGTATCAAACTCCTTCCCCTTAGCCCTAAGCGCGGTCATCATATGGACCGGACGGCGCCACATTTCGTCTGCTATGGATTCATCATCTTCACCAGGCAGCTTTACCAACGTGTCGCGCGCGCGTTCGATGTCATCGAGAAAGCGCTCGAAATCGTCATCGTAACGAACAGCGAATTCAGAGAGATAGAGAAAGGGCGGGTCCGCGAAGAATATATCTTCTTGTGATTTCCCATAATCCTGGCCAAGCCCGCCGAATTCCTTGCCCAACGCGTCTACCGCGTGTTGCACGCTTGACGCGTCGACGAGCGACCGAATCGCGCGCGCGAAGGTGCGGCTCGCGCTCCCGTCTTCGTTCGGTGCCTTCAAGGGCCCACGGAACGCCTCCAGCAAATCGATCGCCTCGTGGTAAGTCTTGGGACGACCACTCCGCAGATGCGCCAAGAGCCTATCACGCTCTGTCTTCTTCAGCGGAAAGCGCTTCACAAGGTCGACGAGAACGATGACATCTTCGACAACCGACAAGCTCCGCGCGCCTGATCTCACAACCGAGCATACAAACAATGCGTGGTGCAGCTTTTTGAAGGCGTCACTGAGAAATACCTGAAGATCTTCCGCTGCGCAAAACGGCAAATCCTCACTGGCCATGAGGATTTGGTACGGAATAAGCTGCGCCCGCTTGCGGGAGAGAATGGCAAGCTTCTCCCCGGGGACGTTACGTCGCAAGAAACCACGCACCTCGTCCATTACAGCATCGATTGATTGCGCAAACGTGGCGCGATGCATGACTTCAATCTCTGCGTCCGTTTCGCGAACTGGGGTAATTGTCTTCTTCTCGCGGCGAACGTTATGGACGATTAGTGCCTGCGATCCATGGACAAGGTTGCGAGCGCAACGATAGTTGCGCTCCAGAATGTAGGTTTGGAATTCGCGCCCGAAATACTTATCAGGATCGAGAATGAAGTTTGGAGTTGCGCCTCGCCATTCGAAGATAGCCTGATCGTCATCGCCTACGATCATGAGATCTGCCCTGTTGAGATCAGCGATGCTGCGTATCAACTCAAGATCGAGCGGATTAATGTCCTGAAATTCATCAACCAGAACATGCGTTAAACGCGACCCGCCCGAGGGATGACGACCGTCAATAATTTGCCGACGCAGATCTAGATAGGCGACATACTTTTGATCCTCGAGTGTGAATGTTGATTGCCCAATTAAGCTAGCGGCCGCTTCCGCGAAAAACGGGACAACTGTCTCGATGAATGTTTCGAGTCTCGCGTCTGGCAAGATCTCAAGCTCCGAAAGCTCATCGATCGTACGCTCAACCAACCAAATGAGATCGAGCTGCTCTAGACGATCAAGGTGACCGTTTGCAAATCCAAGCGCATCACCTTCATGATTGAATCCCAGACTCTTCAATCTATCAATGGTGTTGATAAGAATCTTATCAGTCCGGTATGGATACGATCTCATGGCAGCCGCGATCGCTTCATTATCGCGCCAAACTGGCTGCAGCGTATTGTGAACAAGTCGACTACGCTCGCTTTCTCCTACTACAATTCGGGGCCGATGATAATTCGCTCGGACACGCCGGAAACCCCAGCCGTTCAGAGTTACAACATCGACTGCAACGCCGAGATTTGCAAACTCTGGCTGACGCAGTCGAGCCCGAAGTTCATCGCGTGCCGCGCGAGTAAAAGTCACCACAAGAAAGCGCGCCTTTCCATCGCGCCTGTACAGCTCAGCGCAACGCCAAAGGATGGATTGGGTCTTTCCACTCCCTGCCGGGGCTAACAGCCTCGCATTGCCCTCCTGGGCCGTAACAAACCGATGCTGAAATGGATCAAGATTTGGAGATAGCATAAGGTCGTTGTTCTCCTATGATACCGTTCGGAAATGCGGATTCAACATCAAAGACGATCACTGGCATTCGATGTAGACTGAAGACAGGCTGCCAAGGCTCGTGAAGCATTGAGAACTTGGACGCGCACGGGACGCTCCCGTCGTTTTCCTCAATTCGTTACTCGAACTCTTCCCACATTCAGGTCGCTCCAATTTCTAGCAATGCACACAGCGTATTTAACAATCTGTGTTCAAGACCCTACAAGAATAAAAAGACATGTCCGACGCCATAGGTTCGGTGGCGCCTACCGCCGGACATCCGGTTCAAGAGCGCTCGCCTCGCCGCTGGCGACAGGTTCGCATGACACGGCCAGGGATCTAAGATCAGAGAAGTGTGGCCATCTCCAAATATCTGCAAAAACCATTCGCCAATTGCATTTGTCTAGGCGTTCGGCATTCTGCCTGGAAAATGCGTGGTGATCCGACGAGGACGCATACGGACTTTGCTCGCGAGGTAGCCACGTTCAAACGATTTGCACTGTAGAGAAATTCCATTCCACGAGGGGCGTCGGCGTGACTCGAAGTGGTCATGGAATAGATGACGATTGGAGCTTCCTGTCCCTGAAACTTGTCGACTGTCCCGATGCGAGCACCTGGAAAACGCTCCTCGATCTCGAAGACTTGCGCGTTGTAAGGCGCGATGATCAGGATATCCTCAAGCTTGATGGCGTGTTGCTTTCCAGAACGGTCAGTCCAAGTGGTGCCGGATTGGAGGATCTCAGCCACGAGTTCAGACACCACAGCGGCCTCCTCCCTTGATGAGTTTTGATTTCCGCTGTGTTCAACCGGTAGGTACCGCAAACCTGCACCCTGCAGTCGCCCTGTCGATTGGATCTCTTGAACTTCTAAACCGGGCCGTGAGTGCAGGCGGCTCTCGTAGAAGAGCTCGGAATTAAAGGAGCAGATCAGCGGATGAAGGCGCCATGTCTCAGCGAGGAAAAGCCCACGATCTGGCGGGACGGTAGCGTGTTCTCCCAAAAGGTGATCCAGCGCTGATACGTCCGCGCCATCTGGATGACTTCCTTGGATTGGCTGCTCTAGCTGCCGAGGATCGCCAAGAAGAACGATGCTCTTTGCCGCTTGAGATACCGCGAGGACATTCGCGAGCGACATTTGGGCAGCTTCATCAATGAAGAGGACATCAGCAGCTTCGAACGCATCAGACCTTGCCCAGAACCAAGCCGTCGCGCCCGCGACGCAACCCGACTGATTTAGAGCATCGAGAACATCCGCATTGTAAGTGGTGAACGCCAGCCTCGGCAGATTTTGTTCTTTTTCCGAGGTTTTCTGAATGCATTGAATCGAAAGACTATCCTGGTCCGCGGCCGTCAGTACACCATCGAGCAGATTGCGGATGACTTTGTGGCTGTTCGCAGTTACGCCGATGCTTTTCCCTTCAATTCCGAGCGCGCAAATCATACGAGCACCAGTATAGGTCTTGCCCGCACCCGGAGGCCCTTGTACGGGAAAAACGCTCTGAGAAAGGTCGAGAGCAACTCTTACAGCCGTATCAATGACGGCTTCGCCTTCCTGCTGCAGTCCGCCGGACTGTAACCGGGGAGCGACCGCCATCAACAGGTCACGGGCCGCGCGGTATTTCCCCTCGCCTTCGATTCCGTTGGCAGCCACGTGCTCTGCAATTCGCATCAAGGAATCGGCAAGCACTTGTGTGTCAATGAAGCTATGAGCGAAAATCGCCTCGGGATGGAAGTCGGCTGTATCTTTGCGCTTCTTTACATCGATAGTCCGATTTTCCAGGGAGACCGAGACGACGCTCCCGAATTTGTCGCCACCGATGCTTCTAAGATCGTCTCCCTCCCGGATATCGCTGTCCTGCAGGGCGAATTTGTATCGATGTACTGGGGCCTTAGCCGTACCGCCAGCTAGTTGCTCAAACTCGAGGCCAGAAAGACCGTGACGCTCGTGCAGAAGATCCTCAGCCGACAGGTCTCTTAGACGGAAGTACTCCCACCATACAGCCTTCTTCTCGCGTCCGTGCCAGTCCAATAATGAGGCGAGTAGCCACATCGCCTTCTGTAAAGGCGTCCGCTCGCTTGCGTCGTCAGGTATACCCTCGACTAAGCGGGCAGTGAGAGCTGCGACCTTTTTCTGCCAAGCGTCGAGTTCTGGGCTAACTTCCACGGGATCTGCGACAGGGCGTTCGATGATGGCTCCCTGTTCGATAAGCGCGATGCGAATGGATTCCAGCCACGCTCTCAGTGCTTCGGTCGAAGCGCAGTCCTCCCGATTGTACCCTAGAATGACCGCCTTATCTTGATCTGAAATACTTTCGTGGTCATTCATCTCAAGCCGGGCTTGAGTTTTAGCCAACACCGAGGCTACATCTCCCAAAGGTACGCTGCGTTTGAAGGAGTAGAGCGGCTCAAGCTTTTTAATTGAATAGCTCTCGACGCTCGCACGTACCGCATGACGGACGACGGCGTAAAGGTCGACGAATTTCTCAGCTCGGAGGAGATTATCGACTTCGTTCTCTCGCGTTGCGTAACGTCCCATCAACCGCTTCAAAGCAGCAGGTTCATACGGGGCGAAATGATAGATGTGGAGGTCCGGATAAGTCTCCAGACGAGCGGTAACAAAATCAATGAAGCGCTCGAAGCCTGATCGTTCATCAGCTCGCGTTGACGCCCAATCACCGACGTAGTTCA from Nitrobacteraceae bacterium AZCC 1564 includes these protein-coding regions:
- a CDS encoding putative RecB family nuclease (product_source=TIGR03491; cath_funfam=3.40.50.300; cog=COG2251; pfam=PF13087,PF13482,PF13604; smart=SM00382; superfamily=52540; tigrfam=TIGR03491) → MQRIGEKINLSASDLVGHLNCRYLTELDLKVASGQLKKPKVWDPVLETLAERGNQHELSFIEHAKANGIDITTIEGVGVDAVALSETLRAMERGDPFITQAALQSGRWNGRADVLRRVDGLSRLGGWSYEVTDTKLARETKGNTILQISLYSDMLSEAQGAEVAYAHVVTPGTNFVTEDFRTADYAAYYRNVRKSLEFSVDTPTATSAYPEPIEHCDICRWRQHCDERRRADDHMSLVAGISKSQIGELEKRGVATTAALAVLPLPLQWRPERGAPQSYEKVREQARIQVEGRTKGEVLYETLAPVAGFGLARLPEPSAGDIFFDLEGDPFIGDGGLEFLFGYLYTDNNGSLNYVGDWASTRADERSGFERFIDFVTARLETYPDLHIYHFAPYEPAALKRLMGRYATRENEVDNLLRAEKFVDLYAVVRHAVRASVESYSIKKLEPLYSFKRSVPLGDVASVLAKTQARLEMNDHESISDQDKAVILGYNREDCASTEALRAWLESIRIALIEQGAIIERPVADPVEVSPELDAWQKKVAALTARLVEGIPDDASERTPLQKAMWLLASLLDWHGREKKAVWWEYFRLRDLSAEDLLHERHGLSGLEFEQLAGGTAKAPVHRYKFALQDSDIREGDDLRSIGGDKFGSVVSVSLENRTIDVKKRKDTADFHPEAIFAHSFIDTQVLADSLMRIAEHVAANGIEGEGKYRAARDLLMAVAPRLQSGGLQQEGEAVIDTAVRVALDLSQSVFPVQGPPGAGKTYTGARMICALGIEGKSIGVTANSHKVIRNLLDGVLTAADQDSLSIQCIQKTSEKEQNLPRLAFTTYNADVLDALNQSGCVAGATAWFWARSDAFEAADVLFIDEAAQMSLANVLAVSQAAKSIVLLGDPRQLEQPIQGSHPDGADVSALDHLLGEHATVPPDRGLFLAETWRLHPLICSFNSELFYESRLHSRPGLEVQEIQSTGRLQGAGLRYLPVEHSGNQNSSREEAAVVSELVAEILQSGTTWTDRSGKQHAIKLEDILIIAPYNAQVFEIEERFPGARIGTVDKFQGQEAPIVIYSMTTSSHADAPRGMEFLYSANRLNVATSRAKSVCVLVGSPRIFQAECRTPRQMQLANGFCRYLEMATLL